A genomic segment from Nicotiana sylvestris chromosome 1, ASM39365v2, whole genome shotgun sequence encodes:
- the LOC138870156 gene encoding uncharacterized protein, producing the protein MAAPPNFEKGQSTYRPPISNGQYYGWWKTRLHDFIMDEDSDLWDVVCDGPFVPMKNNGEGISAVPITRMEYKNADKKAIEKNFRAKKILLCSIGPDKYNRISTCQSAKETGKLSKLSIRKLLNSIINELHSLGEVILRNKLVCKILSVLPVSWESRVNSITKAKDLQKLTIDELIGNLKTYEMKKKKDLERRELKNEKNLVRKANNSDLGCDETNMKCRKPGHLIKECPLHKQDHYKHKAEKVIKRKQVPDRRFKRRDVADNIVKQALAAWGDSPVNLRVRMTKETPP; encoded by the exons atggctgctccaccaaacttcgagaaaggacaatcaacctacagaccaCCAATATCCAATGGTCAATACTATGGTTGGTGGAAAACAAGATTGCATGACTTTATCATGGATGAGGACTCGGATCTGTGGGATGTGGTCTGTGATGGCCCTTTTGTTCCCATGAAAAATAATGGTGAGGGAATATCTGCAGTCCCAATAACAAGAATGGAGTATAAAAATGCTGATAAAAAGGCCATCGAGAAGAACTTTagggcaaagaagattcttcttTGTAGCATTGGACCAGACAAATACAATCGCATATCTACGTGTCAATCTGCTAAAGAGACTGGGAAGCTCTCCAAACTGTCCATCAGGAAACTACTCAA CTCTATTATCAATGAGCTTCACTCCCTTGGAGAAGTCATCCTAAGAAACAAGCTGGTCTGCAAAATACTCAGTGTTCTACCAGTTTCTTGGGAAAGTAGAGTGAATTCTATCACTAAAGCTAAGGATCTGCAAAAGCTGACTATTGATGAACTCATTGGAAATCTCAAAACTTatgagatgaagaagaagaaagatctTGAAAGGAGAGAACTCAAAAATGAGAAGAACCTGGTTCGTAAGGCTAACAACAGTGACTTAGGTTGTGATGAGACAAACATG AAGTGCAGAAAGCCAGGACATTTGATCAAAGAGTGTCCTCTTCACAAGCAGGACCACTACAAACACAAAGCAGAGAAAGTGATCAAGAGGAAACAAGTTCCAGACAGAAGATTCAAGAGAAGAGATGTCGCTGACAATATTGTGAAGCAGGCTCTGGCTGCCTGGGGAGATTCCCCAGTGAATCTGAGGGTGAGGATGACCAAAGAGACACCTCCATGA